The following proteins come from a genomic window of Deltaproteobacteria bacterium:
- a CDS encoding ThiF family adenylyltransferase: MIRTASATPPGRTTTHLSYPPCRRGAVQAEQTAKLSDVQIERYSRQIVLPEIGARGQQRLLATALAVVAARGEAPALPYLVAAGAGRLGLMNLTTSACARAAIAVTNPDTTVVSLTNCSDAPALQDSLRPYQAVIDGGESGELRAALNRACVALGIPLVAGTAAGDEVCITTFAGHLRGVPCYACIVSPLPHEAADSPLREVAADLLGTLQAAEALKCVLEVGEPLYGRLLSFDVARGAVHSTPLPKNAACAVCGGGARA; encoded by the coding sequence ATGATCCGCACGGCAAGCGCTACGCCGCCGGGGCGCACGACGACCCACCTCAGTTATCCACCCTGCCGCAGAGGTGCGGTGCAGGCCGAGCAGACCGCCAAACTCAGCGATGTACAAATCGAACGCTACAGCCGCCAAATCGTCCTCCCGGAGATCGGCGCCCGCGGCCAGCAACGCCTCCTGGCGACGGCGCTGGCGGTGGTGGCGGCCCGGGGCGAGGCCCCGGCCCTGCCCTACTTAGTTGCCGCCGGCGCCGGCCGACTGGGGTTGATGAACCTGACAACCAGCGCCTGTGCCCGCGCTGCGATCGCCGTGACCAACCCCGACACCACCGTTGTTTCGCTAACAAATTGTAGTGATGCACCGGCTCTGCAAGACTCGTTGCGGCCATACCAGGCCGTCATTGACGGCGGCGAGAGCGGCGAACTACGCGCCGCCCTCAACCGCGCCTGCGTCGCACTGGGCATCCCACTCGTCGCGGGAACTGCGGCTGGCGACGAGGTCTGCATCACGACCTTCGCCGGCCACCTGCGCGGGGTGCCGTGCTATGCCTGCATCGTCTCGCCTCTCCCACACGAGGCGGCCGATTCACCGCTGCGCGAAGTTGCCGCCGACCTGCTCGGCACCTTGCAGGCGGCGGAGGCACTGAAGTGTGTGCTCGAAGTCGGGGAGCCGCTGTACGGCCGACTCTTGTCGTTTGACGTTGCGCGCGGCGCGGTTCACTCCACGCCCTTGCCGAAGAACGCTGCTTGCGCGGTGTGCGGCGGGGGAGCGCGCGCATGA
- a CDS encoding sigma-70 family RNA polymerase sigma factor, with protein sequence MERSDQELVRETRAGNAEAFRELVERYQRKVAAVAMGMVHNRDDALELTQETFVKAFENIGKFKGESSFYTWLYRIVVNLGIDYRRRERRHPTVALDDQMRNGGEIPEELLGSPVADPFREFRSHEIGERVSRAINELTPDHKAVILLREVEGLSYDEISRVMQCSKGTVMSRLHYARKKLQDKLRDCL encoded by the coding sequence GTGGAACGTAGCGACCAGGAGCTCGTTCGCGAGACCCGCGCCGGAAATGCAGAGGCGTTCCGGGAGTTGGTGGAGCGCTACCAGCGCAAGGTGGCAGCCGTGGCGATGGGAATGGTGCATAACCGCGACGATGCGCTGGAGTTGACCCAGGAGACGTTCGTTAAGGCGTTCGAGAACATCGGCAAGTTCAAGGGCGAATCGAGCTTCTACACCTGGCTATATCGAATCGTGGTCAACCTCGGCATCGACTACCGGCGACGCGAGCGCCGCCACCCGACGGTGGCTCTCGACGACCAGATGCGCAACGGCGGCGAGATCCCCGAAGAACTACTCGGCAGCCCGGTGGCCGATCCCTTCCGCGAGTTCCGCTCGCACGAGATCGGCGAACGGGTCAGCCGCGCGATCAACGAGTTGACCCCTGATCACAAAGCCGTCATACTTCTGCGCGAAGTCGAGGGCCTCTCCTATGATGAAATCAGCCGCGTGATGCAGTGTTCGAAGGGCACGGTCATGAGCCGGCTGCATTACGCGCGCAAGAAGCTCCAAGACAAACTGCGGGACTGTTTGTGA
- a CDS encoding zf-HC2 domain-containing protein: protein MTCREVSGLLPLFFDGELDARQMRAVALHSSRCAACEDEVRQLERVQEAVALTIRARVEELDFSLVWPAVAARLRVHRPAWGERLRAYWDNLDLRSWLRVPALAAAAASAAIAITLWSGQPSEESQVAEAPPVVDNSAIIDSLDSSAEAVAVLSEPETNTTVLWINDDSDYGAEGFPP, encoded by the coding sequence ATGACGTGTCGTGAAGTGAGCGGGTTGTTGCCGTTGTTCTTCGATGGGGAGCTCGATGCGCGCCAGATGCGGGCGGTGGCGCTGCACAGCAGCCGCTGCGCCGCCTGCGAAGACGAGGTCCGACAGCTCGAGCGGGTGCAAGAAGCGGTAGCGCTAACGATCCGGGCGCGGGTCGAAGAATTGGACTTCAGCCTGGTGTGGCCCGCGGTTGCAGCGCGGTTGCGTGTACACCGCCCGGCCTGGGGCGAGCGACTGCGCGCCTACTGGGACAACCTCGATCTGCGCTCGTGGCTGCGCGTACCGGCGCTGGCCGCGGCGGCGGCGAGCGCCGCGATCGCGATCACGTTGTGGTCGGGGCAGCCAAGCGAGGAGTCGCAGGTCGCCGAGGCCCCGCCGGTGGTCGACAACAGCGCCATCATCGACTCGCTCGATAGTAGTGCCGAAGCCGTCGCGGTGCTCAGCGAACCGGAAACCAACACCACTGTGCTCTGGATCAACGACGACAGCGACTACGGGGCAGAAGGGTTCCCGCCGTGA
- a CDS encoding sulfate adenylyltransferase gives MPDLVPVHGGLEAPVSRTVPLSRRKQFLAEAAALPRIELSRADLSTVYRIADGTLSPLTGPMDEETWHYVLDHGALDFGFRHYAWTAPISFPATLDEVKRLRVGHSAALVYDGTIIASVRLSSIFDWDKPKHVEKFYGTSRADHPGGHMIMDDPRTQLVGGSLWALPQEVDPEYGEFVLTPRQVRTLIAERRWERALAFQTRNPLHRAHEYALVAGVERLTRDGYFAGVVLNPLIGELKGDDVPARVRMRCYRALHELKLLGKGDKEEALWSDRGYDLTEVFELVGLDIKMLYGGPKEAVMHGIYRQNLGFTDIVIGRKHADAPFDDGKPIWGDFDAQEVFNSLQGDLRIRPCNIGFAAYFDSAGRVELMDNHPNEKPLTISGSKIREALTGGQHPDARVLRPEIADILIAYYRDKRPA, from the coding sequence ATGCCTGACCTAGTTCCCGTTCACGGCGGTCTCGAGGCCCCGGTCTCGCGCACCGTCCCGCTGTCACGCCGCAAGCAGTTCCTAGCGGAGGCAGCGGCTCTACCCCGCATCGAATTGAGCCGGGCGGATCTTTCCACCGTCTATCGCATCGCCGACGGTACCTTGTCGCCGCTGACCGGCCCGATGGACGAAGAGACGTGGCACTACGTGCTCGACCACGGCGCGTTGGATTTCGGCTTTCGGCACTACGCCTGGACGGCACCGATTTCATTTCCGGCCACCCTGGACGAAGTCAAACGCTTGCGAGTGGGGCACTCGGCGGCGCTGGTCTACGACGGCACCATCATTGCCAGCGTGCGCTTGTCGAGCATTTTCGACTGGGACAAGCCCAAGCACGTCGAGAAGTTCTACGGCACCAGCCGCGCCGATCACCCCGGCGGTCATATGATCATGGACGATCCTCGCACTCAGCTCGTCGGTGGATCACTGTGGGCACTACCGCAGGAGGTCGATCCCGAATACGGCGAGTTTGTCCTCACCCCACGCCAGGTGCGCACGCTGATTGCGGAGCGGCGGTGGGAGCGCGCGCTGGCGTTCCAGACCCGCAACCCGCTGCATCGCGCGCATGAGTACGCGCTGGTGGCAGGCGTGGAACGGCTGACCCGCGACGGCTACTTCGCCGGAGTCGTGCTCAATCCGCTCATCGGCGAACTCAAGGGCGACGACGTCCCGGCGCGCGTACGCATGCGCTGCTACCGCGCGCTGCACGAGCTCAAGCTGCTCGGCAAGGGCGACAAGGAGGAGGCGCTGTGGAGCGATCGCGGTTACGACCTGACTGAGGTCTTCGAACTGGTCGGGCTCGACATCAAGATGTTGTACGGCGGACCCAAGGAGGCGGTGATGCACGGCATCTACCGCCAGAATCTCGGTTTCACCGACATCGTTATCGGCCGCAAGCACGCCGACGCCCCCTTCGATGACGGCAAGCCGATCTGGGGCGACTTTGACGCCCAGGAAGTCTTCAACAGCTTGCAGGGCGACTTGCGCATCCGCCCATGCAACATCGGCTTCGCCGCTTACTTCGACAGCGCCGGCCGCGTCGAGCTGATGGACAACCACCCGAACGAGAAACCGCTGACGATATCGGGTTCGAAGATCCGAGAAGCCTTGACCGGCGGCCAACACCCTGACGCCCGCGTACTGCGGCCGGAGATCGCCGATATCCTGATTGCCTATTACCGCGACAAGCGACCGGCGTAA
- a CDS encoding DASS family sodium-coupled anion symporter, protein MPREVEVDRRPLWIIVLMRGRRLLLLAVGALLYWLTLQLGHQDGLSPAGLKALAVFVLCIFYWVLNVLPTMITSLLAIVLLPLTGVLTSRDAYALFGNEAVFFILGAFILAAAMMKAGLSTRLALAILRRFGGKPPALLGGVFLINGAMSLVMSEHAVAAMTFPIIVEIAGVLRLTRGRSQYARALFLAMAWGTTIGGVATLLGGARAPLALGILREVSGQTISFAEWSAATAPLVLLLFVVGWLLLRLFFAIDVSDVSAAQHAVEEKLLAMGRASFQERLTGGVMALTIAAWIVLGEEFGLANIALVAVVVLFGLNLVQWRDIERYVNWGLILMYGGAICLGSALNRSGASTWLADHIISQWASGPTSVMFLVSAAAILLTEVMSNSAAVAIVMPVSLAIAAQFNMEPRIMALVVAVPAGLAFTLPIGTPANAIAYSSGFLRTRDMFVPGLVLTSISLLLFNLLASWYWPLLGITP, encoded by the coding sequence ATGCCCCGCGAAGTTGAGGTCGACCGGCGACCGCTGTGGATCATTGTGCTGATGCGCGGTCGCCGCTTGCTGCTGCTGGCAGTGGGCGCGCTGCTGTACTGGCTGACGCTGCAACTCGGTCACCAGGACGGCCTCAGCCCAGCCGGGCTCAAGGCGCTGGCGGTGTTCGTTCTTTGCATCTTCTACTGGGTGCTCAATGTCTTGCCGACCATGATCACCAGTCTGCTGGCAATCGTGCTGCTGCCGCTAACGGGCGTGCTCACGAGCAGAGATGCGTACGCGCTGTTTGGCAACGAGGCGGTGTTCTTCATCCTCGGGGCCTTCATTCTAGCCGCAGCCATGATGAAGGCCGGGCTTTCCACGCGTTTGGCACTTGCCATCCTGCGCCGCTTCGGCGGCAAGCCGCCGGCCTTGCTTGGCGGCGTATTCCTGATCAACGGGGCGATGTCGCTGGTCATGTCCGAGCACGCGGTCGCGGCGATGACCTTTCCGATCATCGTTGAGATCGCGGGCGTGCTGCGCCTCACCCGCGGGCGCAGCCAGTACGCCCGCGCTTTGTTCCTGGCGATGGCCTGGGGCACCACCATCGGCGGCGTGGCCACGCTGCTGGGCGGGGCGCGCGCCCCCCTCGCGCTCGGGATCTTGCGCGAGGTCAGCGGCCAGACGATTTCGTTCGCCGAGTGGAGCGCGGCGACCGCTCCGCTGGTGCTCTTGCTGTTCGTCGTCGGGTGGCTGCTGTTGCGTCTCTTCTTCGCGATCGACGTGAGCGACGTATCCGCCGCTCAGCACGCGGTGGAGGAGAAGCTGCTCGCCATGGGGCGGGCCAGTTTTCAGGAGCGTCTGACGGGCGGGGTGATGGCGCTCACGATCGCGGCTTGGATCGTTCTCGGCGAGGAATTCGGCCTCGCCAACATCGCGCTGGTGGCAGTGGTGGTGCTCTTCGGGCTCAACTTGGTACAGTGGCGCGACATCGAGCGCTACGTCAACTGGGGCTTGATCCTGATGTACGGCGGCGCGATTTGTCTTGGTTCGGCGCTCAACCGCAGCGGCGCCTCGACTTGGCTCGCCGACCACATCATCTCGCAGTGGGCCTCGGGGCCGACCAGTGTGATGTTCCTGGTATCGGCCGCCGCCATTCTATTGACCGAAGTGATGAGCAACTCCGCTGCCGTGGCGATCGTGATGCCGGTGAGCCTGGCGATAGCCGCCCAGTTCAACATGGAGCCGCGCATCATGGCGCTGGTGGTGGCGGTACCGGCGGGCTTGGCGTTTACGTTACCGATCGGCACGCCGGCTAACGCCATCGCTTATTCCTCGGGCTTTCTACGCACGCGCGACATGTTTGTGCCCGGGCTGGTTCTGACCTCGATCTCGTTGCTGTTGTTCAACCTCTTGGCCAGCTGGTACTGGCCCTTGCTCGGCATTACGCCGTAG